Proteins encoded by one window of Conger conger chromosome 1, fConCon1.1, whole genome shotgun sequence:
- the LOC133106325 gene encoding uncharacterized protein LOC133106325 has product MRERDFMPNMERGKPATYTGDKKAKMAAKTNKKWVRLATVFAYVLSVSLAAIILAIYYSLIWKPTSASSGGRPEVPEEVTVAANFSATNINDTDANSTQTSLYLINETVSEGSVANLRAEPHMKVFHWKDGNDKDAEPPHPNKGSKASRPADGTKNNQSPSESTHNNREKREASRLVTASGIQHNSHKGAADGALWVLKPPSKAQATTTRSPQGLQRGTDSGQAQKDSQSRNQKDLADAHQETDSIER; this is encoded by the coding sequence ATGAGGGAGCGGGACTTCATGCCCAACATGGAGCGGGGCAAACCTGCTACATACACCGGGGACAAAAAGGCTAAGATGGCTGCGAAGACAAACAAAAAGTGGGTGAGACTCGCCACCGTTTTTGCTTATGTGCTGTCCGTATCCTTAGCTGCAATCATATTGGCCATTTACTACAGCTTAATATGGAAACCGACGTCCGCTTCTTCGGGAGGAAGACCAGAGGTGCCGGAAGAAGTCACTGTGGCAGCTAACTTCTCTGCCACCAACATTAATGACACGGACGCAAATTCTACTCAAACTAGCCTCTACCTGATTAACGAAACCGTTTCGGAGGGGTCAGTGGCAAACCTGCGAGCTGAGCCACATATGAAAGTATTTCACTGGAAGGATGGAAACGATAAAGACGCAGAACCACCACATCCGAATAAAGGTAGCAAAGCGTCCCGACCTGCAGATGGTACAAAAAATAACCAAAGCCCCTCAGAGTCCACACATAATAatagagaaaagagagaagcgTCCAGGCTGGTCACTGCCAGTGGAATACAACATAATTCTCACAAAGGAGCTGCGGATGGTGCTCTGTGGGTTCTTAAACCTCCATCAAAGGCCCAAGCTACTACTACCAGAAGCCCACAAGGACTACAAAGAGGAACTGATAGTGGCCAGGCCCAAAAGGACTCGCAGAGTAGAAATCAGAAGGATTTGGCAGATGCGCACCAAGAGACGGATTCAATAGAGAG
- the plcb2 gene encoding 1-phosphatidylinositol 4,5-bisphosphate phosphodiesterase beta-2 isoform X1 has product MDKRPSNLEPPDVKDYLVKGDRFTKWTEDSSKTSVVTMKMDPKGFYLHWVNQNREMTFLDLATIRDTRAGKYAKLPKNPKVRNVFNMDFPDSHHLAKTLTIVSGLDTVNLTYHNFFAYKENVSQDWAADILAIVYNTLRNNSCRQVYLEKMYVRISLQTNKDGKIPVKNIYKMFPADKKRVESALSAAHLPKGKGDTMKADVFTEAAFKAFLTNLCPRPEIADIFTAYTTKPYMTKENLTKFVNEKQRDSRLNEELFPPMRPEQVKSIIEKYEPCSSTANRGQISPEGLLFYLMGPETSVVLLQKLSKCHDMTQPLPHYLIKSSHNTYLTAGQFSGVSSPEMYRQCLLAGCRCLELDCWKGKPPEEEPIITHGFTMTTEILFKDVIEAIAESAFKTSQYPVVLSFENHVDSVKQQEKMANYCKTIFGDALLIDPLENYPLKPGHQIPSPSELMGKILIKNKKNSAPKQEPEAPKKAPDQPQEQAEPNQTEPNQADPSQSDPSQTDPSQTDPTQTDSNQAVPQESQEGEVHDDHEEHDDNDEHDEEKMKNSDEGTAGQEVTAYEEMSAVVNYIQPNKFISFENAKKKNRSYAISSFVETKGGDLIAKSPVEFVEYNKRQMSRIYPKGTRMDSSNYNPQPFWNAGCQFVALNYQTMDFPMQLNMALFEFNGRTGYLLKHDLLRRSDKKFDPHTDRIDTIIASTLTIKIYSGQFLSEKNVKTGVEVEIIGLPKDPKRKCRTKWSPTANAINPVWNEEPFVFEKILLPEMASLRIVVHEESGKFLGHRIIPIDAIQPGFHHICLCTESNMPLTLPALFVYIDIKDYIPAAFADFTDALFNPTKTEKTSKPQEEYVSPFELPPVAPVAKEEEQSADPSTQPEAGTEASPQTEDAVTDPSSATEGNEPTEDTPAQDGDTPAEDTPAQDGDTPAEDNPAQDGDTPAEDTPAQDGDTPTEDTPAQDGDTPAQDGETPTEDTPAQDGDNPAEDTPPQDGETPKEDIPAQDGDNPAEDTPAQDGETPAEDTPAQDGDSPAEDTLAKDGDTPAEDTPAQDGDTPTDAAAVPSPNTDPPSDPTAPQITEETSKDTGPEPSSVTLDELKQHKSFVKVIKRQEKEIREMEKKSQKKADDLIQKYKESFKSVKKKSSGKKKENGDPTLVPDKAVELKAKLLTELKMLWEGQYELLKKKKEQHATEQLTKLLDLAAEKHAKETQALESVKNKNSGPGAAEDDGQSTNGEALGRKQAATLEQIKDQTKQLNHETLTEHEKKTSSLPAGMRDAVNGCVSPHYPELVDQPNPDKEDGGQTGDVFRG; this is encoded by the exons ATGGATAAAAGACCTAGTAACCTTGAGCCCCCGGATGTTAAAGACTACTTGGTGAAAGGTGACAGGTTCACAAAATGGACAGAG GATTCTTCAAAGACATCAGTTGTCACCATGAAAATGGACCCAAAGGGCTTCTACCTTCACTGGGTTAATCAGAACAGG GAGATGACATTCCTAGATCTTGCCACCATCCGGGACACAAGAGCAGGAAAATATGCCAAGCTTCCGAAA AATCCCAAGGTTCGCAATGTGTTCAACATGGACTTCCCTGACAGTCACCATTTAGCCAAAACCCTGACAATTGTGTCTGGCCTCGACACAGTCAACTTAACATACCACAACTTCTTTGCTTACAAGGAAAATGTATCACAG GACTGGGCTGCAGATATCCTGGCAATTGTCTACAACACCCTGAGAAATAATTCATGCAGACAAGTCTACCTGGAGAAAAT GTATGTCCGAATCTCCCTACAAACCAACAAGGATGGAAAGATCCCAGTCAAGAA TATCTACAAGATGTTCCCTGCAGACAAGAAGAGAGTCGAGAGTGCCCTGAGTGCAGCCCACCTCCCCAAAGGAAAG GGAGACACAATGAAGGCTGACGTCTTTACTGAAGCTGCTTTCAAAGCCTTCCTGACAAATCTGTGTCCCAGGCCTGAAATCGCTGATATCTTCACTGCTTA CACAACAAAGCCCTACATGACAAAGGAGAATCTGACGAAGTTTGTGAATGAAAAGCAGCGTGACTCGCGGCTGAACGAGGAGCTCTTCCCTCCCATGCGCCCTGAGCAGGTGAAGAGCATCATCGAGAAATACGAGCCCTGCTCCTCCACGGCCAACcgag GTCAGATTTCTCCAGAGGGGCTACTGTTCTACCTGATGGGACCTGAGACATCCGTGGTGCTGCTGCAGAAACTCTCCAAGTGCCATGACATGACCCAGCCCCTGCCCCACTACCTCATAAAATCATCCCACAATACCTACCTCACAG CGGGGCAGTTTTCGGGGGTCTCGTCTCCAGAGATGTACCGGCAGTGCCTGCTGGCAGGGTGCCGGTGCCTGGAGCTGGACTGCTGGAAGGGCAAGCCCCCCGAGGAAGAGCCAATCATCACCCACGGCTTCACCATGACAACCGAGATCCTCTTCAAG gaTGTGATTGAGGCCATTGCGGAGAGCGCCTTCAAGACCTCCCAGTATCCTGTCGTGCTGTCCTTTGAGAATCATGTTGACTC GGTCAAACAGCAAGAGAAGATGGCTAACTACTGCAAGACTATATTTGGAGATGCCCTGCTTATTGATCCTCTGGAGAATTATCCA CTCAAGCCAGGCCATCAAATCCCAAGCCCTTCTGAGCTCATGGGAAAGATCCTGATCAAGAACAAGAAGAACAGCGCTCCAAAACAGGAACCAGAGGCCCCCAAGAAGGCTCCAGACCAGCCACAAGAGCAAGCTGAGCCAAACCAAACTGAACCAAATCAAGCTGACCCAAGCCAAAGTGACCCAAGCCAAACTGACCCAAGCCAAACTGACCCCACCCAAACTGACTCCAACCAAGCTGTCCCTCAGGAGAGTCAAG AGGGGGAGGTACATGACGACCACGAGGAGCATGATGACAATGACGAACATGACGAGGAGAAGATGAAGAACTCGGATGAG GGTACTGCGGGGCAGGAAGTGACAGCCTACGAAGAAATGTCTGCCGTGGTCAATTACATTCAGCCCAATAAGTTCATCTCCTTCGAGAATGCTAAAA AGAAGAACCGGAGCTATGCAATCTCTTCTTTTGTGGAAACCAAAGGAGGAGATCTGATTGCCAAGTCACCAGTAGAGTTTGTTGA ATACAACAAGAGGCAGATGAGCAGGATCTACCCCAAGGGCACCAGGATGGATTCATCAAACTATAATCCCCAGCCTTTCTGGAATGCAGGCTGTCAATTTGTAGCACTAAACTACCAAACTATGG ATTTTCCCATGCAGCTGAACATGGCTCTGTTTGAGTTCAATGGGAGGACAGGGTACCTACTTAAACATGACCTTCTGCGTCGAAGTGACAAGAAGTTCGATCCCCACACTGACAGGATTGACACCATCATCGCTAGCACTCTAACAATAAAG ATCTACTCGGGGCAGTTCCTATCAGAGAAGAACGTGAAGACAGGGGTGGAAGTGGAGATCATTGGGTTGCCTAAAGACCCCAAGCGCAAGTGCCGGACAAAATGGTCACCCACCGCCAATGCTATTAACCCTGTGTGGAATGAGGAGCCCTTTGTCTTTGAGAAG ATCCTGTTGCCAGAGATGGCCTCCCTCAGGATAGTGGTCCATGAGGAGAGTGGAAAGTTCCTGGGACACAGGATAATCCCCATCGATGCTATACAGCCAG GTTTCCATCACATCTGTCTGTGCACTGAAAGCAACATGCCTCTCACTCTGCCAGCCCTGTTTGTGTATATTGATATTAAGGACTATATTCCAGCAGCTTTCGCAG ATTTCACAGATGCCTTATTCAACCCAACTAAGACTGAGAAAACCTCAAAGCCCCAGGAG GAGTACGTGTCACCATTCGAGTTGCCCCCTGTCGCCCCTGTAGCAAAGGAGGAGGAGCAATCGGCAGACCCAAGCACACAACCAG AGGCAGGGACTGAAGCCTCTCCCCAAACAGAAGATGCTGTCACTGACCCCTCTTCAGCCACAGAAGGCAATGAACCTACAGAAGATACTCCTGCCCAAGATGGTGACACTCCTGCAGAAGATACTCCTGCCCAAGATGGTGACACTCCTGCAGAAGATAATCCTGCCCAAGATGGTGACACTCCTGCAGAAGATACTCCTGCCCAAGATGGTGACACTCCGACAGAAGATACTCCTGCCCAAGATGGTGACACTCCTGCACAAGATGGTGAGACTCCTACAGAAGATACTCCTGCCCAAGATGGTGACAATCCTGCAGAAGATACTCCTCCCCAAGATGGTGAGACTCCTAAAGAAGATATTCCTGCCCAAGATGGTGACAATCCTGCAGAAGATACTCCTGCACAGGATGGTGAGACTCCTGCAGAAGATACTCCTGCCCAAGATGGTGACTCTCCTGCAGAAGATACTCTTGCCAAAGATGGTGACACTCCTGCAGAAGATACTCCTGCCCAAGATGGTGACACTCCTACAGATGCTGCTGCTGTCCCTTCCCCCAACACTGATCCCCCCTCTGACCCCACTGCCCCTCAAATAACTGAGGAAACATCTAAAGATACTGGCCCAG AACCATCTTCAGTGACATTGGATGAGTTGAAACAACACAAGAGCTTTGTGAAAGTCATAAAAAGGCAGGAGAAAGAGATCCGAGAGATGGAGAAGAAATCTCAGAAGAAGGCAGATGAcctaatacaaaaatacaaagagTCTTTTAAATCTGTGAAGAAGAAGTCCTCAGGGAAGAAGAAAGA GAATGGTGACCCAACCCTCGTTCCTGACAAGGCTGTGGAATTGAAGGCTAAGCTGCTGACAGAACTTAAAATGCTATGGGAGGGGCAGTATGAGCttctgaagaagaagaaggaacaGCATGCCACTGAG
- the plcb2 gene encoding 1-phosphatidylinositol 4,5-bisphosphate phosphodiesterase beta-2 isoform X2: MDFPDSHHLAKTLTIVSGLDTVNLTYHNFFAYKENVSQDWAADILAIVYNTLRNNSCRQVYLEKMYVRISLQTNKDGKIPVKNIYKMFPADKKRVESALSAAHLPKGKGDTMKADVFTEAAFKAFLTNLCPRPEIADIFTAYTTKPYMTKENLTKFVNEKQRDSRLNEELFPPMRPEQVKSIIEKYEPCSSTANRGQISPEGLLFYLMGPETSVVLLQKLSKCHDMTQPLPHYLIKSSHNTYLTAGQFSGVSSPEMYRQCLLAGCRCLELDCWKGKPPEEEPIITHGFTMTTEILFKDVIEAIAESAFKTSQYPVVLSFENHVDSVKQQEKMANYCKTIFGDALLIDPLENYPLKPGHQIPSPSELMGKILIKNKKNSAPKQEPEAPKKAPDQPQEQAEPNQTEPNQADPSQSDPSQTDPSQTDPTQTDSNQAVPQESQEGEVHDDHEEHDDNDEHDEEKMKNSDEGTAGQEVTAYEEMSAVVNYIQPNKFISFENAKKKNRSYAISSFVETKGGDLIAKSPVEFVEYNKRQMSRIYPKGTRMDSSNYNPQPFWNAGCQFVALNYQTMDFPMQLNMALFEFNGRTGYLLKHDLLRRSDKKFDPHTDRIDTIIASTLTIKIYSGQFLSEKNVKTGVEVEIIGLPKDPKRKCRTKWSPTANAINPVWNEEPFVFEKILLPEMASLRIVVHEESGKFLGHRIIPIDAIQPGFHHICLCTESNMPLTLPALFVYIDIKDYIPAAFADFTDALFNPTKTEKTSKPQEEYVSPFELPPVAPVAKEEEQSADPSTQPEAGTEASPQTEDAVTDPSSATEGNEPTEDTPAQDGDTPAEDTPAQDGDTPAEDNPAQDGDTPAEDTPAQDGDTPTEDTPAQDGDTPAQDGETPTEDTPAQDGDNPAEDTPPQDGETPKEDIPAQDGDNPAEDTPAQDGETPAEDTPAQDGDSPAEDTLAKDGDTPAEDTPAQDGDTPTDAAAVPSPNTDPPSDPTAPQITEETSKDTGPEPSSVTLDELKQHKSFVKVIKRQEKEIREMEKKSQKKADDLIQKYKESFKSVKKKSSGKKKENGDPTLVPDKAVELKAKLLTELKMLWEGQYELLKKKKEQHATEQLTKLLDLAAEKHAKETQALESVKNKNSGPGAAEDDGQSTNGEALGRKQAATLEQIKDQTKQLNHETLTEHEKKTSSLPAGMRDAVNGCVSPHYPELVDQPNPDKEDGGQTGDVFRG; encoded by the exons ATGGACTTCCCTGACAGTCACCATTTAGCCAAAACCCTGACAATTGTGTCTGGCCTCGACACAGTCAACTTAACATACCACAACTTCTTTGCTTACAAGGAAAATGTATCACAG GACTGGGCTGCAGATATCCTGGCAATTGTCTACAACACCCTGAGAAATAATTCATGCAGACAAGTCTACCTGGAGAAAAT GTATGTCCGAATCTCCCTACAAACCAACAAGGATGGAAAGATCCCAGTCAAGAA TATCTACAAGATGTTCCCTGCAGACAAGAAGAGAGTCGAGAGTGCCCTGAGTGCAGCCCACCTCCCCAAAGGAAAG GGAGACACAATGAAGGCTGACGTCTTTACTGAAGCTGCTTTCAAAGCCTTCCTGACAAATCTGTGTCCCAGGCCTGAAATCGCTGATATCTTCACTGCTTA CACAACAAAGCCCTACATGACAAAGGAGAATCTGACGAAGTTTGTGAATGAAAAGCAGCGTGACTCGCGGCTGAACGAGGAGCTCTTCCCTCCCATGCGCCCTGAGCAGGTGAAGAGCATCATCGAGAAATACGAGCCCTGCTCCTCCACGGCCAACcgag GTCAGATTTCTCCAGAGGGGCTACTGTTCTACCTGATGGGACCTGAGACATCCGTGGTGCTGCTGCAGAAACTCTCCAAGTGCCATGACATGACCCAGCCCCTGCCCCACTACCTCATAAAATCATCCCACAATACCTACCTCACAG CGGGGCAGTTTTCGGGGGTCTCGTCTCCAGAGATGTACCGGCAGTGCCTGCTGGCAGGGTGCCGGTGCCTGGAGCTGGACTGCTGGAAGGGCAAGCCCCCCGAGGAAGAGCCAATCATCACCCACGGCTTCACCATGACAACCGAGATCCTCTTCAAG gaTGTGATTGAGGCCATTGCGGAGAGCGCCTTCAAGACCTCCCAGTATCCTGTCGTGCTGTCCTTTGAGAATCATGTTGACTC GGTCAAACAGCAAGAGAAGATGGCTAACTACTGCAAGACTATATTTGGAGATGCCCTGCTTATTGATCCTCTGGAGAATTATCCA CTCAAGCCAGGCCATCAAATCCCAAGCCCTTCTGAGCTCATGGGAAAGATCCTGATCAAGAACAAGAAGAACAGCGCTCCAAAACAGGAACCAGAGGCCCCCAAGAAGGCTCCAGACCAGCCACAAGAGCAAGCTGAGCCAAACCAAACTGAACCAAATCAAGCTGACCCAAGCCAAAGTGACCCAAGCCAAACTGACCCAAGCCAAACTGACCCCACCCAAACTGACTCCAACCAAGCTGTCCCTCAGGAGAGTCAAG AGGGGGAGGTACATGACGACCACGAGGAGCATGATGACAATGACGAACATGACGAGGAGAAGATGAAGAACTCGGATGAG GGTACTGCGGGGCAGGAAGTGACAGCCTACGAAGAAATGTCTGCCGTGGTCAATTACATTCAGCCCAATAAGTTCATCTCCTTCGAGAATGCTAAAA AGAAGAACCGGAGCTATGCAATCTCTTCTTTTGTGGAAACCAAAGGAGGAGATCTGATTGCCAAGTCACCAGTAGAGTTTGTTGA ATACAACAAGAGGCAGATGAGCAGGATCTACCCCAAGGGCACCAGGATGGATTCATCAAACTATAATCCCCAGCCTTTCTGGAATGCAGGCTGTCAATTTGTAGCACTAAACTACCAAACTATGG ATTTTCCCATGCAGCTGAACATGGCTCTGTTTGAGTTCAATGGGAGGACAGGGTACCTACTTAAACATGACCTTCTGCGTCGAAGTGACAAGAAGTTCGATCCCCACACTGACAGGATTGACACCATCATCGCTAGCACTCTAACAATAAAG ATCTACTCGGGGCAGTTCCTATCAGAGAAGAACGTGAAGACAGGGGTGGAAGTGGAGATCATTGGGTTGCCTAAAGACCCCAAGCGCAAGTGCCGGACAAAATGGTCACCCACCGCCAATGCTATTAACCCTGTGTGGAATGAGGAGCCCTTTGTCTTTGAGAAG ATCCTGTTGCCAGAGATGGCCTCCCTCAGGATAGTGGTCCATGAGGAGAGTGGAAAGTTCCTGGGACACAGGATAATCCCCATCGATGCTATACAGCCAG GTTTCCATCACATCTGTCTGTGCACTGAAAGCAACATGCCTCTCACTCTGCCAGCCCTGTTTGTGTATATTGATATTAAGGACTATATTCCAGCAGCTTTCGCAG ATTTCACAGATGCCTTATTCAACCCAACTAAGACTGAGAAAACCTCAAAGCCCCAGGAG GAGTACGTGTCACCATTCGAGTTGCCCCCTGTCGCCCCTGTAGCAAAGGAGGAGGAGCAATCGGCAGACCCAAGCACACAACCAG AGGCAGGGACTGAAGCCTCTCCCCAAACAGAAGATGCTGTCACTGACCCCTCTTCAGCCACAGAAGGCAATGAACCTACAGAAGATACTCCTGCCCAAGATGGTGACACTCCTGCAGAAGATACTCCTGCCCAAGATGGTGACACTCCTGCAGAAGATAATCCTGCCCAAGATGGTGACACTCCTGCAGAAGATACTCCTGCCCAAGATGGTGACACTCCGACAGAAGATACTCCTGCCCAAGATGGTGACACTCCTGCACAAGATGGTGAGACTCCTACAGAAGATACTCCTGCCCAAGATGGTGACAATCCTGCAGAAGATACTCCTCCCCAAGATGGTGAGACTCCTAAAGAAGATATTCCTGCCCAAGATGGTGACAATCCTGCAGAAGATACTCCTGCACAGGATGGTGAGACTCCTGCAGAAGATACTCCTGCCCAAGATGGTGACTCTCCTGCAGAAGATACTCTTGCCAAAGATGGTGACACTCCTGCAGAAGATACTCCTGCCCAAGATGGTGACACTCCTACAGATGCTGCTGCTGTCCCTTCCCCCAACACTGATCCCCCCTCTGACCCCACTGCCCCTCAAATAACTGAGGAAACATCTAAAGATACTGGCCCAG AACCATCTTCAGTGACATTGGATGAGTTGAAACAACACAAGAGCTTTGTGAAAGTCATAAAAAGGCAGGAGAAAGAGATCCGAGAGATGGAGAAGAAATCTCAGAAGAAGGCAGATGAcctaatacaaaaatacaaagagTCTTTTAAATCTGTGAAGAAGAAGTCCTCAGGGAAGAAGAAAGA GAATGGTGACCCAACCCTCGTTCCTGACAAGGCTGTGGAATTGAAGGCTAAGCTGCTGACAGAACTTAAAATGCTATGGGAGGGGCAGTATGAGCttctgaagaagaagaaggaacaGCATGCCACTGAG